One genomic region from Thunnus maccoyii chromosome 16, fThuMac1.1, whole genome shotgun sequence encodes:
- the mgst3b gene encoding microsomal glutathione S-transferase 3b, giving the protein MDILTVLPSSFGYVIFTYLYSWIMLGYLAVKVGAARKKYDVKYPTMYSDKEQVFNCIQRAHQNTLEVYPQWLVFQTIAALVYPLSASVLGAIWVTSRLSYAWGYYTGDPAKRMNGAYGYIGYFGVIILSISVALQLLGVF; this is encoded by the exons ATGGATATTCTGACAGTGTTACCGTCCAGTTTTGGATATGTCATATTTACTTACCTCTACAGCTGGATAATGCTGGGCTATCTCGCGGTCAAGGTTGGGGCTGCCAGAAAGAAGTACGATGTTAAG TATCCCACTATGTACAGTGATAAGGAACAGGTATTCAACTGCATCCAGAGAGCACATCAGAACACCCTGGAGGTTTACCCTCAATGGCTTGTTTTCCAGACCATTGCAGCTCTTGTCTATCCA CTATCAGCATCTGTGCTGGGGGCTATTTGGGTGACCAGCAGGTTGTCCTACGCCTGGGGCTACTACACTGGAG aTCCAGCCAAGAGGATGAATGGTGCCTATGGCTACATTGGATACTTTGGAGTCATCATCCTTTCCATATCTGTAGCCTTGCAATTGCTTGGAGTTTTTTAA
- the tmem50a gene encoding transmembrane protein 50A codes for MSGFLDGIRCGDCECNVDWGERRNTIASIAAGVLFFTGWWIIIDAAVKYPDEGQFHHAYHTCGVIATVAFLMINAVSNGQVRGDSYSEGCMGQTGARVWLFIGFMLAFGSLIASMWILFGGFVVPQKPVVYPGIAIFFQNAFIFFGGLVFKFGRTEDLWQ; via the exons ATGTCAGGATTTCTGGACGGGATCCGGTGCGGAGACTGTGAGTGCAATGTGGACTGGGGTGAAAGAAGAAACACCATCGCATCTATAGCTGCTGGAGTCCTG TTCTTCACCGGTTGGTGGATCATCATCGATGCAGCAGTGAAATATCCTGATGAGGGACAGTTTCATCACGCTTATCACACTTGTGGAGTCATTGCCACGGTGGCTTTTCTCAT GATAAATGCTGTGTCAAATGGCCAAGTGAGAGGAGACAGCTACAGCGAAGGCTGCAtgggacagacag GCGCTCGTGTCTGGCTCTTCATTGGCTTCATGCTGGCTTTTGGCTCCCTCATTGCCTCCATGTGGATTCTGTTTGGAGGATTTGTAGTGCCTC AGAAGCCTGTTGTGTACCCTGGTATTGCCATTTTCTTCCAAAATGCATTCATCTTCTTCGG GGGTTTGGTCTTCAAGTTCGGACGTACAGAAGATCTGTGGCAGTAA